GGCTTCCCGGCAGCGATGGCCCACGCCAGTACGATCCCGGCCGACTACTACATGGCGGCGATACGCCACACGATGGCGCCTCCGGCGGTGGACATCCCGTTGAGCGGGCGCCAGCATCGCGGATACAAGCTGTTCCGGGCGGCGATGAAGGACCTGCTGTCCGTGGTTCCCGACTCCTACGAGCACTTGGCGGCCCGCGCCCCGGAGCTGGCCGAGACACGGGGTGCTCTCCTGGAAGCCGACATCGTGGACGGTGAACGGCACGTCACCCTCGCGTACTCGATGGTGCATCTGCGTCGTTCCATCGCTCAGAAGGCCGAAGGCCCCGACAACGCCGTGGCCGAACTACGGCTCATGCGCCATCGCCGCGCGGCCCAGTACGCCTCGCTGATCCGATTCGGTGACCACTACATCGCCGATGCCGTGGCCGGCCTGCGCCACTCGTGAGTCCCCGCTTCCGCAGTCCGCGCTTCCGCAGTCCGCGCGTCCGCAGTCCACGCCCCGGCAGGAGACCCTGATGCCCGAGACCACGCCCGACACGACCCGGAGCAGCGTCGTCGCCGCGGATCGGGAGCTGGATCCGGCCGATGCCGGCGCGTGCGAGCGGCTGGCCCGCACCCTGTGCACCCGCGGGGACGACCGGGTCGACAGCCCCGAGTGGGTGGCACGGGCCCGGGACCTCTGGGAGGACCTTCCGCTGCTGTTGCGCCGCGAAGTGCGACGGTTCCGACGGCATTCCGGCCCGCACGGGACCTTGGTGATCGGCGGCCTGCCCGTGGATCAGGCGGGCCTGCCCGCGACGCCGACCGTACCCGGCTCGGTCCAGCGCCAGGCCACCATCCCGGCTGCGGTGCTCGCCATGGTGGCCTGCGGGCTCGGCGAGCCCCTCGCCTACCTCGCGGAGAAATCCGGCGCCCTCGTGCAGGACGTCGTGCCCGTCCCCGGGCAGGAGACCTTCCACGGCAACGCCGGATCGGTGCCCCTGTCCTTCCACACCGAGAACGGCTTCCACCCCCACCCGCCCGACTATGTGATCTTCCTGTGCCTGCGTGCCGACCACGACCGGATCGCCGGCATGCGCGTCGCCGGCATCCGCCAAGCGCTGCCGCTCCTCACCCCGGCCAGCCGCGAGGCCTTGTTCACATCGGAGTTCGTCACCACACCGCCGCCCTCCTTCGGCCCCGGCGCCGCCACGGCCGACCCCGCTGCCCGGCCGCGACCGGTGCTGTCGGGAGCAGTCGAGGATCCCGACATCCGCATGGCTCAACTCGTCACCACCCCGCTCACCCCCCGAGCCGCCGCGGCACTGGCCGAATTCGGCCGCGCCTGCGAGGCGACCGCCCGCACCCTGCGCCTGACACCCGGCGACCTGGTCGTCATCGACAACCGCGTCACCGTCCACGGCCGCACCGCCTTCCACCCCCGCTACGACGGAGCCGACCGCTGGCTGCAACGCACCTACGTCACCACCGACCTGCGCCGCTCCCGCGACCACCGCCCCCACGACGGCCACGTACTCGCCCGCTGACCAGCCGTGAACAGGGACGCCACGTGAGGCGCTGGCTCCCCTGACGGTACGTGAGCACAGAAGGGCAACCGGCCGTCTGCGCGGTGACAGGTAGGAGGGGGCCCTGTCATGGACGCCCCTGAACTCTCGCAGCAGGAACTGAAGCTCCTGAGCGACATCGAACAGGAGCTGCGCGCCGATCAGCTCCTGGGCCGCCGACTGCGCACCCTGCGCCGTGGCTTCCGCCCTTGGACAACCCCAGGGGACCGGCACCGCCCCCATAGGCTCGGTCTGTGCACCGCGCTGCTCGGAGTCGCCTGCGCGATGCTCTTCGTACGGGCCGTGGCCACCTCGTCGAACAGCACCAGCCCACGGCGAAGGCTGGGAGTCGGGTTCGGGCGGCCGCTCACACCCCCAGCAGGGGCGAACGCAACGCGCTGCGCCCCTGGTCCCAGGCCTCGCGGATGTGGTGTGCCAGGCGGTCTTCCAGGAGGACGGTCGCCGCGCAGCCGAAGGCGACGTCCGCCTCCAGCTCCGGCTCGTCGGCCAGGAGTCCGCCGATCACCTCGCGGCGTACGACCTGTTCGTGGACGGCGTCGGCCTCGACGTGCTCGGCGTAGAAGTGCTCGGCGGCGGGTCCCGCGCCGCAGCGCCGCATGGCCTTGGCCAGGCGTCGGGACCCGGGCGAGGAGGTGACCTCGACGCAGGCGAAGTGGCCGACGAGAGCGCCGCGCAGGGCCCGGTGCAAGCCGAAGAGGGACATCAGGTTCACAGTCGCGAGCAGGGGCGCGGGCGCTCGGTCCAGGTACAGGCCGTAACGGGGATCCAGGTGGAGGTCCGCCATGAGGTCCGCGAAGAGCCGTGCGTGGACGCGGTCCGCGCGGCCGGCGCCGAACTCGTCGTACTCGATGGCGGCCAACCCGGCCTTGGCCCGGCCGGTGAGCCGGGGGATCGCCCAAGCGTGCGGGTCCGCTTCCTTCAGGTGGTAGAGGGATCTGAGGGCCGCGTACTCGCGTAGCTGCCATAGCTCGCCCTCGGTTTCGAGGTAGTGGGTGAGGCTGCCGGAGAGGGCTATCGGCTCCACGAGGAGCGGCGCGAAGGCTTCCCCGACCGATCGGGGCGCGTCGGACAGCTCCGTGCGCAGGGCGTGGAGGAAGCGGGTCTCCATGGCTTGGCGGAGCCGGAGCAGGTCGGGGTCCCATTCGCGTTCGTCGTCCACGCCTTCGAAGCCGCGGTAGTGCAGTTCGTAGAGCAGGTACAGGGCGAGCTGGAGGTCCTCGCCCGCCGGGTCCGCTTGCAGTATCGCCTTGGGGGCGTAGACCGGCGGGCCGCCGTAGCGCAGGGCCTGGGTCACGGCCCGGGACAGCTCGCCCCGGCCCGCGACCAGCCGGGGGCCGGCGGTGGCCGACGTCGTGGTCGGGCTGGGAGTGGTCGGGCTGGGAAGGGTCATGAAGGGTTCCTGTCCTCGGGCGGCGCGGCGGGCCGCTCGCGGTCTCGGTGGCTGGTGTCGCACCACGGGTACGTACGGCTGCGGCGGCAGGTGCACACCGCGACCATGAAGCGGTCGGACCGGGCGACCGTCCCGTCGTCGAGGACGACCTCGACCGGCCCCTCGACCAGGACCGGCCCGTTCGGTTCCAAGGTCACCCGGCGGGCGGGCCCCGCTGCGGAGACCGGGCATGGGTCACGTTCAGGCGGGCCGTGCACGGATGATCACCAACTCTTCCCATTCCTGGGCTTCGGCCGCCAGCCCCCGCTGCTCGAGCCAGGACCGTCGCGAACGCAGTACGGGACCCCACGGCACGGAGACCTTCGCGGTGACCTCGGCGGCCAGCCCCACCCTGGCCAGGCTCTCCAGCGTCTCCTCGGCCCGGCACATCTGTGAGTGCACGAGGAGCAGGACGCCCCCGGGACGCAGCAGGGCCGGGGCCCTCCCGCAGATCCGGTCGAGGACCGCGCGCCCGTCGGGGCCGGCGTCCCAGGCCCGCTGCCGACCGTGCGACGGAAGCCGGACCTCCGGCGCCGGTACGTACGGCGGGTTCGCCACGACGAGGTCGAAGCGACGGCCCGCGGTGCGTGCCGCGAAGTCGCCGTGCAGGACGCGCAGGGGCAAGCGGCGGCGCAAGGAGTTCAAACGAGCCGTGACCACAGCGGGCCAGGAAACATCGACGGCCATCACCCGGGCTCCCGTGGCCGCGGCCTGCAGCGCCAGCGCTCCGGTGCCCGTACCGATCTCCAGCACGTCACTCTGCGGCCCGAGCTCCTCCTGGTCGAGCGCCTCCGCGAGGAGAAGGGTGTCCGGCTGTGGCCGGTAGACGCCGGGTAGGGCCATCAGTCCGGCGGGCAGCAGGGGCAAGGACAGAGCCGAACCGGACATCGCGCACCTCCTGGTCGTACCGCACTTCCTGGCCCCATCGGGCGTGCTCAAACCCGGGGACCGTGGCCGGCGGCGTCGTCGTCCGGTGTCTGCCAGGAGTCCTCACGCTGCCGTGCCGCGGGGTTCTGCTCGGCCGGCCGGACAGGGGCACGGCGCCGTGCGCTCCGCCGGCTGCCGTACCAGAACGCACCGAGCAGAAGCACGACCACCACCACTCCGGCGATCACGAGGAAGAGCGCGCCCTGGCCTTCGGCAGCAAGACTTTCGGTAGGAATCATGGCTGGCGCCTACCCGCGATCGGCGGATCTACGGATCCGTACGCGGTCACCACCCCGTGAGGTACACCCGAGGTCATCTTCGGTGTCCTGGTACGGGTCCCCGCCAAGGTGACCGGCACCGTGTCCTCTTCCTCATCGGTTCGAGGAGTACTCCACAGCGCGTCAGTGCATGGCGGTGGGATCCGGGGTGCGGGCCGCTTCGACGGCTCGGTCGGCGGGGACGGGCAGGTCGCGGCGCTGCTCGGTTCTCGGGGCAGGGGGAAAGGGGACGGTCATGACGATCTGGTCTTCGACGTGCACGGTCAGGTGAGGGAGGTGCGGCAGCCGGTGAGCTCCAGGAGCCGCTCCACGCAGGGGCTGGTGGCGGTGATGCGCAGGCTCCTGCCCGCCCGCCGCGCCGTGGAGCGTGCGACCAACAGCGCGTTCAGGCCCGCGCAGTCACAGAAGCCGAGCTGCTGCAGGTCCAGGAGCAGGTTGCCGCGCTGGGCCGCGAGAGCGGTGAGGAGGGTGTCACGGAGCAACGCGGCGTTGTCGAAGTCGATTTCGCCGCACACGCGGACCTCGACGCTTCCGGGCGGGCCCGCTTCCACGCCGATCTCCAGCTCCTCGACGGTGGTGGTGTCGAGGTCGGTTTCGTACATGAACCCTGTCATGACGGCCTCCCCGAATGTCCTGGGGTTGCTCCTTCAACAGCATGGTCTGCACGGGTGGAACGTACGTCAAGAATTACCTGAAAATATGGACGTATGCACAATATTCGGGCAGGCTGGGGGTATGGGTGATGCAGCTTCGGCTCAAGCGCCGTGGACGTTCCTGACCAGCCACGCACGCGTACTCCTGACCCTCGCCAGGGATCCCACCGTCCGCCTGCGGGACGTCGCGGAGACCTGCATGCTCACCGAGCGGACCGTCCAGTCGATCGTCGCCGACCTGGAAGGGGCCGGATACCTCACCCGGGTACGCGAGGGACGCCGCAACCACTACCGGATCACCCCCGGAGCCAAATTCCGCCACCCCGCGGAAGCCGACCGCGACATCGCCGAGCTCCTCGCCCTGTTCGCACGGGAACCGGGCACGGCCGGGAGCCCCCGCCCGGAACGGCAGCAGGCCTGATCGCTGCGCGCGGCAAGCGACGCCGCCCAGCACGCGAACGAGCCGACTCCGATGACGCTGACAGGGTCGGTTCGGGCACTCGCGCGGCGCCTGATCCGAGGTGGTACACGGCGAAGGCACGGTCGATCACGGGCATCGCCACGTTGCGCACCCGTACCCCGCCGGCCGTCATCCCGTGCTCGGCGACCACCTGCGCCTCTGCCGGCGTGGCGGATGCACCTGGTGTCCGCTTCCCCCGACCTGTTCGACGCCGTGCTGCGGCTCCCCCTGCTCGACTGCGCACGAGCAAGGTCCGAACTCGGCTGGGCGCCCCGGCGTACGGCGCTCGAGGCCGTCGGGGAGTTCCTCGACGGCCTGAGGCAGGAGGCGGGCATGGAGACCGCACCCTGGAGGCCTTAAGCAACGCGAGGCTTCCGCCCGCCCAAGGCGTCAGGGCGCGAGGAGTGCGAAGGCGGGCGGAGGGTACACGCACGACGTGTTCCCGGTGGTCCGGAGCAGGAGCCGGGGGGCCGATCCGTTGCCGCCGGACGCGGCCAACAGCGGTTTCGTACTGAAGGCCGCCCCCGTCCAACAGAGGAGTCCGTCATGCCCCGAGGATCCAGTCCGAAGCGTGAACGGCAGTACGAGCACATCAAGGAGAGTGCGCAGGAGCGCGGCGAGAGCCCGGAGCGCGCGAAGGAGATCGCGGCCCGGACCGTGAACAAGGAGCGGGCCCGCTCGGGCGAGTCCAAGACGGCGAGCAAGAGCTCGATCGAGGACATGTCGTCCTACAAGCGCGGCGGCCAACGCTCCCACAGCGGCGCACAAGGGCCCACGTACGACCAGCTCTACGCAGAGGCCAAACGCCGCAACCTGCACGGCCGCTCCTCCATGAACAAGGCCGAACTCAAGCGCGAGCTCGGCCGCTGACCACCGGGAGCGCGCATGAACCGGGCCGCGCTGTTCGACGTCGACGGCACCCTCGCCGACACCAACCACCTGCACGTCACGTGCTGGTGGGAGGCCCTGCGACAGGGTGGACACGACGTCGCCATGCACGACATCCACCGCGCCATCGGCCTGCCCGGTGGGGACCTCCTCGCACATCTGCTGGGCGAACACCACGACACCGACCGGGACGACACGCTGACCGCCGCGCACGACACCCTCTACGGCACGTACTTCGACCGCTTGCCGCCCCTGGACGCGGCAGCCGACCTGCTGCGCGAGCTGGACCGGCGCGGCTGGCGCGTCGTACTCGTCACCTCCGCCCAGCAGGCCGAACTCGACGCTCTGCGGCGTGCCGTCGACGCCGACGACGCCATCACCGCCACAGCCAGCGCCGACGACGTGGAGGACGGCAAGCCCGCACCCGACCCGGTGCGCCACGCCCTCGACCTCGCCGACGCACCCGCGCGCGGCTCCGTCTTCGTCGGGGACACGGTCTGGGACATGCGGGCAGGCAGCCGCGCCGACGTCACCTGCGTGGGACTGCTGAGTGGCGGCATTCCCCGCGGCGACCTCGAAGAGGCCGGGGCGCGGGCCGTGTACCGGCATCCCGCCGACCTCCTGGCCCACCTCGGCGACAGCCCGTTCGCCGACACGGCCGGCCGTGCCCCGTGAGGAGACGACCGGAAACCCGGCCTGTGCTCACGGCGTCGCCGCGGGGCTCCAGGGAGTACCCATGGTGGCTCCCCTGTAGTGACGGTCACTCCCGGACGGGCCACCCCCGAACAGCGGGGGGGTGCCCGCCGTCCGTATGCACAGGGCCGGTCAGGCGTCGAGCCGGTGCTTGCCGAGCCTCTCGACCATGGCCGGGTCACGGTGGTCGAAGAAGAGCGAGCTGCCGGTGTCGAGGGTGGCGATGGCCGTCATCTGCTCGTCGGTGAGTTCGAAGTCGAAGACGTCGAAGTTCTCGGCCATGCGCTCGGTCCGTACCGATTTCGGGATCGCGACGACGCCGCGCTGGGTCAGCCAGCGCAGCACGACCTGGGCGACGGACTTTCCGTACTCCTTGCCGATCTCTGCCAGGAGCGGGTTGGCGAACAGGTCGTTCCTGCCCTCGGCGAAGCCGCCCCAGGACTGGATCTGGACACCGCGCTCGCGCATCAGTTCCTGATAGTCGGCGCGCTGGAAGAAGGGATGGGTCTCGATCTGGTTGACGGCCGGGGTGATGTCGTTGTTGAGGATCAGGTCGAGCAACCGGTCGGGGTAGAAGTTGGCGACCCCGATCGCTCGCGCGAGGCCCGCGCGGTTGAGGGATTCCATGGCTCGCCACTGGCCGTAGACGTCGCCGAAGGGCTGGTGCAC
This genomic interval from Streptomyces sp. NBC_00193 contains the following:
- a CDS encoding aldo/keto reductase; translated protein: MRHITLNNGIRMPILGFGVYQIPAEQTERAVTDALAAGYRLLDTAAAYGNEEAVGRAVRNSGISREELFVTTKLWVQDAPAEDNTRRAFETSLTKLGLDHVDLYLVHQPFGDVYGQWRAMESLNRAGLARAIGVANFYPDRLLDLILNNDITPAVNQIETHPFFQRADYQELMRERGVQIQSWGGFAEGRNDLFANPLLAEIGKEYGKSVAQVVLRWLTQRGVVAIPKSVRTERMAENFDVFDFELTDEQMTAIATLDTGSSLFFDHRDPAMVERLGKHRLDA
- a CDS encoding plasmid stabilization protein, with protein sequence MPRGSSPKRERQYEHIKESAQERGESPERAKEIAARTVNKERARSGESKTASKSSIEDMSSYKRGGQRSHSGAQGPTYDQLYAEAKRRNLHGRSSMNKAELKRELGR
- a CDS encoding CDGSH iron-sulfur domain-containing protein, translated to MHGPPERDPCPVSAAGPARRVTLEPNGPVLVEGPVEVVLDDGTVARSDRFMVAVCTCRRSRTYPWCDTSHRDRERPAAPPEDRNPS
- a CDS encoding STAS domain-containing protein codes for the protein MTGFMYETDLDTTTVEELEIGVEAGPPGSVEVRVCGEIDFDNAALLRDTLLTALAAQRGNLLLDLQQLGFCDCAGLNALLVARSTARRAGRSLRITATSPCVERLLELTGCRTSLT
- a CDS encoding HemK2/MTQ2 family protein methyltransferase → MSGSALSLPLLPAGLMALPGVYRPQPDTLLLAEALDQEELGPQSDVLEIGTGTGALALQAAATGARVMAVDVSWPAVVTARLNSLRRRLPLRVLHGDFAARTAGRRFDLVVANPPYVPAPEVRLPSHGRQRAWDAGPDGRAVLDRICGRAPALLRPGGVLLLVHSQMCRAEETLESLARVGLAAEVTAKVSVPWGPVLRSRRSWLEQRGLAAEAQEWEELVIIRARPA
- a CDS encoding clavaminate synthase family protein, with translation MPETTPDTTRSSVVAADRELDPADAGACERLARTLCTRGDDRVDSPEWVARARDLWEDLPLLLRREVRRFRRHSGPHGTLVIGGLPVDQAGLPATPTVPGSVQRQATIPAAVLAMVACGLGEPLAYLAEKSGALVQDVVPVPGQETFHGNAGSVPLSFHTENGFHPHPPDYVIFLCLRADHDRIAGMRVAGIRQALPLLTPASREALFTSEFVTTPPPSFGPGAATADPAARPRPVLSGAVEDPDIRMAQLVTTPLTPRAAAALAEFGRACEATARTLRLTPGDLVVIDNRVTVHGRTAFHPRYDGADRWLQRTYVTTDLRRSRDHRPHDGHVLAR
- a CDS encoding iron-containing redox enzyme family protein; the protein is MTLPSPTTPSPTTTSATAGPRLVAGRGELSRAVTQALRYGGPPVYAPKAILQADPAGEDLQLALYLLYELHYRGFEGVDDEREWDPDLLRLRQAMETRFLHALRTELSDAPRSVGEAFAPLLVEPIALSGSLTHYLETEGELWQLREYAALRSLYHLKEADPHAWAIPRLTGRAKAGLAAIEYDEFGAGRADRVHARLFADLMADLHLDPRYGLYLDRAPAPLLATVNLMSLFGLHRALRGALVGHFACVEVTSSPGSRRLAKAMRRCGAGPAAEHFYAEHVEADAVHEQVVRREVIGGLLADEPELEADVAFGCAATVLLEDRLAHHIREAWDQGRSALRSPLLGV
- a CDS encoding winged helix-turn-helix domain-containing protein; the encoded protein is MGDAASAQAPWTFLTSHARVLLTLARDPTVRLRDVAETCMLTERTVQSIVADLEGAGYLTRVREGRRNHYRITPGAKFRHPAEADRDIAELLALFAREPGTAGSPRPERQQA
- a CDS encoding HAD family hydrolase — its product is MNRAALFDVDGTLADTNHLHVTCWWEALRQGGHDVAMHDIHRAIGLPGGDLLAHLLGEHHDTDRDDTLTAAHDTLYGTYFDRLPPLDAAADLLRELDRRGWRVVLVTSAQQAELDALRRAVDADDAITATASADDVEDGKPAPDPVRHALDLADAPARGSVFVGDTVWDMRAGSRADVTCVGLLSGGIPRGDLEEAGARAVYRHPADLLAHLGDSPFADTAGRAP
- a CDS encoding DUF6479 family protein codes for the protein MIPTESLAAEGQGALFLVIAGVVVVVLLLGAFWYGSRRSARRRAPVRPAEQNPAARQREDSWQTPDDDAAGHGPRV